One window of the Anomalospiza imberbis isolate Cuckoo-Finch-1a 21T00152 chromosome 12, ASM3175350v1, whole genome shotgun sequence genome contains the following:
- the N4BP1 gene encoding NEDD4-binding protein 1 isoform X2, translating to MAARRTPHGSAPGPGVDEFTVPAEKSCLLERSRGRIEGLFEVRLAVLGAQGDWRPALQPPNASARIWVQLAGCTKAVSRAKEYIKGLCEPELEEKEYYPKDMHCIFVGAQSLFLNSLIQDTCADVTVLEMGLLNIKGGAEAVVMAQSHVQQFVKLFENNESLLNDNESEIKKQFRQFVEAHADKYTMDLLILPSALKRELLALTQTAVSEGVTGIIDLTGSESPQQLGQSSTSKVIAANRDGRAGGEEARSSAGTPVTELTKQMDTVFSDDSETRFVPIKDPLLEAVACKERQSCKRRSSEEEERLPKKHFSLEDDLQVKSALHKNPSDPDAVIDLVLDSCTESDGPTYCLKEGDALTEEMEYKILVNFFRTMGYSQSIVEKVIGILGQSVEPLILLEEIEKESLKFKKEHEQSSQKPRTVNLPLGNNVNNSQKLEDKGISRNKSPLKSSHTSKETKNEYHQIRGDPDTQVGAEDKMHRLVCGSSSPPRKNSVLCHKQRDVYGPGKNHNSKSINIETDGGVTFSTVHAGALKDVGFVARGSSDVQHISSKSKTTFQHKSAGPSTVQNSHPGSEEQLGHCSSSQARPLHQHLSQTSRYDNPVPDHLLSSQKRTSNPDRDTLGPHPDHSVTGVQRFLDSLKKPYKLELINEPGKPYLKHIIIDGSNVAISHGLRKFFSCRGIAIAVDYFWKRGHRNITVFVPQWRTRRDPSITEQNFLTQLEDVGILSLTPARMVLGARIAAHDDRFLLHLAAKTGGVIVTNDNFREFVTESFAWREIIQKRLLQYTFAGDIFMVPDDPLGRNGPRLDDFLRSEGCSSWFRNYW from the exons ATGGCGGCCCGCCGGACACCGCACGGCTCCGCGCCGGGGCCCGGCGTGGATGAGTTCACCGTCCCCGCCGAGAAGAGCTGCCTCCTGGAGCGCAGCCGGGGCCGCATCGAGGGCTTGTTCGAGGTGCGGCTGGCCGTGCTGGGGGCGCAGGGGGACTGGCGGCCCGCGCTGCAGCCGCCCAACGCTAGTGCCAGGATCTGGGTGCAGCTGGCGGGCTGCACGAAGGCCGTGAGCAGAGCCAAG GAGTACATCAAGGGACTGTGTGAACCTGAGCTAGAAGAAAAGGAGTACTACCCAAAGGACATGCACTGCATCTTCGTTGGTGCACAGAGCCTGTTTCTTAACAGCCTTATTCAGGATACCTGTGCTGATGTAACAGTGCTGGAAATGGGATTGCTCAATATTAAGGGGGGTGCAGAAGCTGTTGTTATGGCTCAAAGTCACGTGCAGCAGTTTGTGAAGCTTTTTGAGAATAATGAAAGCTTATTAAATGACAACGAATCGGAGATTAAAAAGCAGTTCagacaatttgtggaagcacATGCAGATAAGTATACAATGGATTTACTGATTTTGCCTAGTGCACTGAAAAGAGAACTCCTAGCTCTCACCCAAACTGCTGTTTCTGAAGGGGTGACTGGTATCATAGATCTCACAGGCTCTGAAAGCCCACAGCAGCTTGGACAGAGCAGCACCTCCAAAGTCATTGCTGCAAACAGAGATGGAAGGGCAGGTGGAGAGGAAGCAAGAAGCAGTGCTGGCACACCTGTAACTGAGCTTACAAAGCAAATGGACACTGTGTTTTCTGATGATTCTGAAACAAGGTTTGTTCCCATAAAGGACCCTCTGTTAGAGGCAGTGGCCTGTAAAGAGAGGCAGTCATGTAAAAGAAGGTCCtctgaagaggaggaaaggcTCCCTAAAAAGCATTTCTCTTTGGAAGATGATCTGCAAGTGAAATCTGCTTTACACAAGAATCCTTCGGACCCTGATGCAGTTATTGATCTGGTTTTAGATAGCTGCACAGAATCAGATGGTCCTACTTACTGCCTTAAAGAAGGTGATGCTCTCACTGAGGAAATGGAATATAAGATTCTTGTGAACTTTTTCAGAACAATGGGATATTCCCAAAGTATTGTTGAAAAGGTTATTGGTATCCTAGGACAATCTGTGGAACCATTGATATTGCTAGAAGAAATTGAAAAGGAAAGTttgaagtttaaaaaagaaCATGAGCAGTCATCTCAAAAGCCTAGAACTGTCAATCTTCCTTTAggaaataatgtaaataattcacaAAAGCTAGAAGACAAAGGCATTTCTAGGAATAAAAGTCCACTTAAATCCAGTCATACTTCAAAGGAGACAAAAAATGAATATCACCAAATAAGAGGTGATCCAGACACACAAGTTGGTGCAGAAGATAAAATGCACAGGTTGGTATGTGGATCTTCTTCCCCCCCCAGGAAAAATTCAGTTCTGTGCCATAAACAGAGAGATGTTTATGGCCCTGGTAAGAATCACAACTCAAAGTCAATCAACATAGAAACTGATGGTGGGGTAACTTTCAGCACTGTGCATGCTGGAGCTCTAAAAGACGTTGGCTTTGTAGCCAGAGGGAGCTCAGATGTGCAGCATATCTCAAGTAAGAGTAAAACTACATTTCAGCACAAATCTGCAGGGCCCTCAACTGTACAGAATAGCCACCCTGgttctgaggagcagctgggacacTGCAGCTCTTCTCAAGCAAGGCCTCTCCACCAGCACCTTTCCCAAACCTCACGTTATGACAATCCTGTCCCAGACCACTTACTGTCTTCACAAAAACGCACTTCAAATCCAGACAGAGACACACTGGGACCACATCCAGATCATTCAGTTACTGGAGTTCAAAGATTTTTGGACTCTCTGAAGAAGCCATACAAACTGGAGTTGATAAATGAACCTGGAAAACCATATTTAAAGCATATAATTATTGATGGAAGCAATGTTGCAATTTC TCATGGTCTAAGGAAATTCTTCTCCTGTCGAGGAATTGCAATAGCTGTTGACTACTTTTGGAAACGTGGCCACAGAAATATTACTGTGTTTGTTCCACAGTGGAGAACAAGACGTGACCCTTCCATTACAG AGCAGAATTTCTTAACGCAGCTCGAGGATGTTGGAATTTTGTCTTTAACCCCTGCAAGGATGGTGTTAGGAGCACGAATTGCTGCTCATGATGACAG ATTTTTGTTACACCTTGCTGCTAAAACTGGAGGTGTTATTGTGACTAACGATAACTTCAGAGAATTTGTGACAGAATCATTTGCCTGGAGAGAAATTATTCAAAAAAG GTTGCTCCAGTACACTTTTGCTGGTGACATATTTATGGTTCCTGATGATCCTTTGGGAAGAAATGGACCCAGATTAGATGACTTCCTTCGAAGTGAAGGCTGTTCTAG TTGGTTCAGAAACTACTGGTGA
- the N4BP1 gene encoding NEDD4-binding protein 1 isoform X1: MAARRTPHGSAPGPGVDEFTVPAEKSCLLERSRGRIEGLFEVRLAVLGAQGDWRPALQPPNASARIWVQLAGCTKAVSRAKEYIKGLCEPELEEKEYYPKDMHCIFVGAQSLFLNSLIQDTCADVTVLEMGLLNIKGGAEAVVMAQSHVQQFVKLFENNESLLNDNESEIKKQFRQFVEAHADKYTMDLLILPSALKRELLALTQTAVSEGVTGIIDLTGSESPQQLGQSSTSKVIAANRDGRAGGEEARSSAGTPVTELTKQMDTVFSDDSETRFVPIKDPLLEAVACKERQSCKRRSSEEEERLPKKHFSLEDDLQVKSALHKNPSDPDAVIDLVLDSCTESDGPTYCLKEGDALTEEMEYKILVNFFRTMGYSQSIVEKVIGILGQSVEPLILLEEIEKESLKFKKEHEQSSQKPRTVNLPLGNNVNNSQKLEDKGISRNKSPLKSSHTSKETKNEYHQIRGDPDTQVGAEDKMHRLVCGSSSPPRKNSVLCHKQRDVYGPGKNHNSKSINIETDGGVTFSTVHAGALKDVGFVARGSSDVQHISSKSKTTFQHKSAGPSTVQNSHPGSEEQLGHCSSSQARPLHQHLSQTSRYDNPVPDHLLSSQKRTSNPDRDTLGPHPDHSVTGVQRFLDSLKKPYKLELINEPGKPYLKHIIIDGSNVAISHGLRKFFSCRGIAIAVDYFWKRGHRNITVFVPQWRTRRDPSITEQNFLTQLEDVGILSLTPARMVLGARIAAHDDRFLLHLAAKTGGVIVTNDNFREFVTESFAWREIIQKRLLQYTFAGDIFMVPDDPLGRNGPRLDDFLRSEGCSRDSWSAHKALQSSGQYSSEMPFFLPEVSRSSRQPGGRVHVDRSSQWLPWEENTEPCPEIPPQRSPSETAQLREALIKIFPDYDQRQKIDQILSNHPFMRDLNALSAMVLD; encoded by the exons ATGGCGGCCCGCCGGACACCGCACGGCTCCGCGCCGGGGCCCGGCGTGGATGAGTTCACCGTCCCCGCCGAGAAGAGCTGCCTCCTGGAGCGCAGCCGGGGCCGCATCGAGGGCTTGTTCGAGGTGCGGCTGGCCGTGCTGGGGGCGCAGGGGGACTGGCGGCCCGCGCTGCAGCCGCCCAACGCTAGTGCCAGGATCTGGGTGCAGCTGGCGGGCTGCACGAAGGCCGTGAGCAGAGCCAAG GAGTACATCAAGGGACTGTGTGAACCTGAGCTAGAAGAAAAGGAGTACTACCCAAAGGACATGCACTGCATCTTCGTTGGTGCACAGAGCCTGTTTCTTAACAGCCTTATTCAGGATACCTGTGCTGATGTAACAGTGCTGGAAATGGGATTGCTCAATATTAAGGGGGGTGCAGAAGCTGTTGTTATGGCTCAAAGTCACGTGCAGCAGTTTGTGAAGCTTTTTGAGAATAATGAAAGCTTATTAAATGACAACGAATCGGAGATTAAAAAGCAGTTCagacaatttgtggaagcacATGCAGATAAGTATACAATGGATTTACTGATTTTGCCTAGTGCACTGAAAAGAGAACTCCTAGCTCTCACCCAAACTGCTGTTTCTGAAGGGGTGACTGGTATCATAGATCTCACAGGCTCTGAAAGCCCACAGCAGCTTGGACAGAGCAGCACCTCCAAAGTCATTGCTGCAAACAGAGATGGAAGGGCAGGTGGAGAGGAAGCAAGAAGCAGTGCTGGCACACCTGTAACTGAGCTTACAAAGCAAATGGACACTGTGTTTTCTGATGATTCTGAAACAAGGTTTGTTCCCATAAAGGACCCTCTGTTAGAGGCAGTGGCCTGTAAAGAGAGGCAGTCATGTAAAAGAAGGTCCtctgaagaggaggaaaggcTCCCTAAAAAGCATTTCTCTTTGGAAGATGATCTGCAAGTGAAATCTGCTTTACACAAGAATCCTTCGGACCCTGATGCAGTTATTGATCTGGTTTTAGATAGCTGCACAGAATCAGATGGTCCTACTTACTGCCTTAAAGAAGGTGATGCTCTCACTGAGGAAATGGAATATAAGATTCTTGTGAACTTTTTCAGAACAATGGGATATTCCCAAAGTATTGTTGAAAAGGTTATTGGTATCCTAGGACAATCTGTGGAACCATTGATATTGCTAGAAGAAATTGAAAAGGAAAGTttgaagtttaaaaaagaaCATGAGCAGTCATCTCAAAAGCCTAGAACTGTCAATCTTCCTTTAggaaataatgtaaataattcacaAAAGCTAGAAGACAAAGGCATTTCTAGGAATAAAAGTCCACTTAAATCCAGTCATACTTCAAAGGAGACAAAAAATGAATATCACCAAATAAGAGGTGATCCAGACACACAAGTTGGTGCAGAAGATAAAATGCACAGGTTGGTATGTGGATCTTCTTCCCCCCCCAGGAAAAATTCAGTTCTGTGCCATAAACAGAGAGATGTTTATGGCCCTGGTAAGAATCACAACTCAAAGTCAATCAACATAGAAACTGATGGTGGGGTAACTTTCAGCACTGTGCATGCTGGAGCTCTAAAAGACGTTGGCTTTGTAGCCAGAGGGAGCTCAGATGTGCAGCATATCTCAAGTAAGAGTAAAACTACATTTCAGCACAAATCTGCAGGGCCCTCAACTGTACAGAATAGCCACCCTGgttctgaggagcagctgggacacTGCAGCTCTTCTCAAGCAAGGCCTCTCCACCAGCACCTTTCCCAAACCTCACGTTATGACAATCCTGTCCCAGACCACTTACTGTCTTCACAAAAACGCACTTCAAATCCAGACAGAGACACACTGGGACCACATCCAGATCATTCAGTTACTGGAGTTCAAAGATTTTTGGACTCTCTGAAGAAGCCATACAAACTGGAGTTGATAAATGAACCTGGAAAACCATATTTAAAGCATATAATTATTGATGGAAGCAATGTTGCAATTTC TCATGGTCTAAGGAAATTCTTCTCCTGTCGAGGAATTGCAATAGCTGTTGACTACTTTTGGAAACGTGGCCACAGAAATATTACTGTGTTTGTTCCACAGTGGAGAACAAGACGTGACCCTTCCATTACAG AGCAGAATTTCTTAACGCAGCTCGAGGATGTTGGAATTTTGTCTTTAACCCCTGCAAGGATGGTGTTAGGAGCACGAATTGCTGCTCATGATGACAG ATTTTTGTTACACCTTGCTGCTAAAACTGGAGGTGTTATTGTGACTAACGATAACTTCAGAGAATTTGTGACAGAATCATTTGCCTGGAGAGAAATTATTCAAAAAAG GTTGCTCCAGTACACTTTTGCTGGTGACATATTTATGGTTCCTGATGATCCTTTGGGAAGAAATGGACCCAGATTAGATGACTTCCTTCGAAGTGAAGGCTGTTCTAG AGATTCCTGGTCAGCACACAAGGCTTTGCAGAGCAGCGGACAATATTCTTCTGAGATGCCCTTTTTCCTCCCCGAAGTAAGCAGAAGCAGTCGACAGCCTGGAGGCAGAGTGCACGTTGATCGTTCATCCCAGTGGCTTCCATGGGAAGAAAACACAGAGCCTTGTCCAGAAATTCCACCACAGAGATCTCCCTCAGAAACAGCCCAGCTAAGAGAAGCCCTGATCAAAATTTTTCCTGACTATGATCAACGGCAGAAGATTGATCAAATACTATCTAATCATCCATTTATGAGAGATCTTAATGCACTGTCTGCCATGGTGCTTGACTGA
- the LOC137481171 gene encoding circumsporozoite protein-like encodes MCLSNTDYQQSRARSLSREANGAYPQQQGHQANSGTPNSERSGGLGQAPALGGRRRHLPSPRGRAAPARPDTAQPGTERRSDRAPERPSAGATERRGDRAPERPSSGGTERRRDRAPEGSSSGATERRRDRAPEDRAPEGSSAGETELRGDRAPERPSAGGTELRGDRAPERPSAGGAERRRDRAPEGPSAGGTERRRDRAPEGPSAGGTERRRDRAPERPSAGGTERRRDRAPERPSAGGAERRRGRAPEGSSAGGTERRGDRAPEGPSSGETERRRDRAPEGPSAGGTELRRDRAPEGPSAGGTERRRDRAPSEPRAAATCLLRRASVRVLPYKTHASQPFIFEE; translated from the coding sequence ATGTGCCTATCAAACACAGACTATCAGCAAAGCAGGGCACGGTCCCTGAGCCGAGAGGCAAACGGAGCCTACCCGCAGCAGCAAGGACACCAAGCGAACAGCGGGACGCCAAACTCCGAGCGCAGCGGCGGCCTCGGGCAGGCCCCGGCtctcggcgggcggcggcgccaCCTCCCGTccccgcggggccgcgccgcgcccgcccggccGGACACCGCGCAGCCCGGGACCGAGCGCCGGAGCGACCGAGCGCCGGAGCGACCGAGCGCCGGAGCGACCGAGCGCCGGGGGGACCGAGCGCCGGAGCGACCGAGCTCCGGGGGGACCGAGCGCCGGAGGGACCGAGCTCCGGAGGGATCGAGCTCCGGAGCGACCGAGCGCCGGAGAGACCGAGCTCCGGAGGACCGAGCGCCGGAGGGATCGAGCGCCGGGGAGACCGAGCTCCGGGGGGACCGAGCGCCGGAGAGACCGAGCGCCGGGGGGACCGAGCTCCGGGGGGACCGAGCGCCGGAGAGACCGAGCGCCGGAGGGGCCGAGCGCCGGAGAGACCGAGCGCCGGAGGGACCGAGCGCCGGAGGGACCGAGCGCCGGAGAGACCGAGCGCCGGAGGGGCCGAGCGCCGGAGGGACCGAGCGCCGGAGGGACCGAGCGCCGGAGAGACCGAGCGCCGGAGGGACCGAGCGCCGGAGGGACCGAGCGCCGGAGAGACCGAGCGCCGGAGGGGCCGAGCGCCGGAGGGGCCGAGCGCCGGAGGGATCGAGCGCCGGGGGGACCGAGCGCCGGGGGGACCGAGCGCCGGAGGGACCGAGCTCCGGAGAGACCGAGCGCCGGAGAGACCGAGCGCCGGAGGGACCGAGCGCCGGAGGGACCGAGCTCCGGAGAGACCGAGCGCCGGAGGGACCGAGCGCCGGAGGGACCGAGCGCCGGAGAGACCGAGCTCCTTCGGAGCCCCGCGCCGCAGCCACCTGCCTGCTGAGGAGGGCGAGCGTGCGTGTGCTTCCGTATAAAACACATGCAAGCCAGCCTTTTATTTTTGAGGAATAG